The Cotesia glomerata isolate CgM1 linkage group LG9, MPM_Cglom_v2.3, whole genome shotgun sequence region ataaatagattgaTTATCGATCAAAATAAGTCACTGACAGTAAGATAATTATGATACTATAATTAACAAGTAtctgacaacttttttttttattacaaattaattaataaaaagtaaaaggctcagttattgacactggcctagttattgacacttgcaattttcttctaattaaaaaaataaaatgttctcaaaaaatcaattatcttaaaatttaaaattcaaaaattatatttatcaatttattagagttgatttattttttttttaattacaataaaattgcacgtgtcaataactgggtcttttactttAAGGGGGTCTTCTGGTTCGATGTCCTGATTTTTGAGCATGAAGAGATagaactttgaaatttttgcaatttatttatacatatttcaagagtatacagttaaatttttagctaaaaacaTTCATTAGAATTAAAGTTATAGTTAAACTAAAGACACCCacctcgaaaaaaattgacacttATTTTCTCCATGATATCAGCTGATTGGCtcatataaaacaaaaaaaatctggcGGGGTTCTAATCTGTATACTtaaatacacggaaagaaaaagaTGACATAAGATATCCCAAATTATACTGAATGAAAacaaatttcagatagtagctagtataatccagattacaatgagtataatccaaattacaatgagtataatctggatttttctagctactacctgaaattttttttcaccacagaaatcactgagtataatctgagaTTATACCCAGTGTTATcttattttttccgtgtacgatcaaagaaaaattttgaaaattggattttttacaGACTTAGGAACAATAAAGTccgaatttcatttttttttctttcaactttttgatacaaaaaaaaatagaaattttcaaaatttttttcttgatcgTAGTCCATTCGATGTATTTAAGTATGGTGATTAAAACCTCGCCaggtttttttgtttcaaatgaACCAATCAGCTGATATCATGGAGGAAAtgaaagtcaatttttttcgaggcGGGTGTCTTTAGATCAACTATAACTTCAATTCTACTGaatatttttagctaaaaatttaactgtataCTCTTGAAATATGCAAAAATGAATTGTAAAAAGTTCAAAGTTCTATCGCTCCATtggtctttacaaaaaaatcccaaaaaaatgCTCAAAAATCAGGACATCGaatcacactgatagaaggatttgtttgtagttaaaaaaatttgttaatatttaacaaatcatttattagaaaccactttttagtattaaacaaatatttcttagtatttaaaatgatttgtttgtatttaataaatctgatattaatttattaaatattaataaatctttctgaatactaaaaaatatttgttaaggactaaaaagtgctctctaataaatgatttgttaaatattaacaaatattttttactataaacaaatccttttatcagtgcagAAAACCCCCTTAAAgtaagacccagttattgacacttgcaattttattttaattaaaaaaaaataaaccaactttaataaattaataaatataatttttgaatttgaaattttaatattattgattttttaagaacattttatttttttaattacaataaaattgcaagtgtcaaacaattaggccagtgtcaataactggatcttttactttattttaaagaaaatatttttaataaattttcatttaaaattctaaacgtaaaattttaaaaataaaattttttgataatttagaagttataaaaatccaaaaaattgacagatttttgttaatttaagtaccataaaaaattaattaatttaatcaactgTTAACGACGTTCGTCAATTATTCTTCCTTTGGATTCTGTCCAGCTGATTGATCCTCATCCAGGTCTTTGGAGCAGTCACCGACTCTCAAAACTTTGCTCCCGTCGATCAATATCACGCGGAGTTGATTTTTCTCCGAGTGTCAGGCTGATTGGAGCTGCGAGGGCGAAGTCAATTCGTAGAACTGGAAGCTCAGTTCTTCGCCGAACAAGTGATCTGGGGTTATTGTTTCGGGTTCGATAAAATTAAGACCCAGAGCCGAAGGGTTGAGATCTGTGACTAGGTAGCTCTCCCCAATGAGCCCACACTCCTCGGCGACGACTTCTTTGGCCACTGGGTTCAGGAAATCTGTTCCCGTTTGCTTGTTGGCGCTGAGCTCCAGGTGTCTGTGCCCGGTTTCTGGGTCCTCTCTCTGGACTGTCATTATCGGCATCAAGTACTGCACCTGTACTTCCTTCTTTATGCCGTTCAGTATTTGCTCTGCGCAGTGCTCGAGGCTTATTGGAGACAATACCTCCGGTTGGGTTATActtgctgttgctgctgctaCTTCGTCAATTGTAACATTGtttctaaaaaaagaaaattttttaattttttaggagaAAATTTGAGAACAAGTTAttctgtagaaaatttttggagtggataatttttaattgaaattcacttcatgaaatattttatttattattattgatataaaaaccGCGgcctaaattttttatttatttttgttaactaaATACGAATGAAAATTgctattatcaattaaaaaattacaaaatgcgctgtaatttcttaactattgacctttttaaagatataagctcaacccgatgttacactcatcaagagctttcatttgaatacccacatcaatttttcatatatacatatatataatatatataaatatatgaaaaatgatgtgggtactcaaatgaaaggtctcgatgagtgtaatgtcagagtgagctcatatctttgaaaatgtcaatatttcataagatatatgttaaaattcactggactttcttaactatttacgtttttgaagatataagctcatcccgatgttataatcatcaagagctttcatttgagtacccacatgcatttttgatatgtttttcatgtatatatatatatatatatatatatatatatatatatatatgtaatatatatattagggtgtgccaaaatgtaacttccgtggagaaccttttaaaattggaattttgagttccgcttttaacaggggctgcgtttgggcatttcctgagatattttggtgtgagacgatgtaattgattttcatagaattttttaacagaagcttagtttgagcatttccggtgaaaattcataatttggccggaagtacccaattaaatctcctgttaaaaaattctatgaaaatcaaatacatcatctcacaccaaaatatctcaggaaatgcccaaacgcagcccctgttaaaagcggaactcaaaattccaattttaaaaggttctccacggaagttacattttggcacaccctaatatatatatatataaatatataaaatatatgaaaaattgatgtgggtactcaaatgaaaggtctcgatgagtgtcactccaggatgagcttatatagtagaaaatatcatcagtagacaaaatacgacgtcatttcttaattattgacattttttaagatataagctcatcctgatgttacactcatcaagaggtTTCATTTGAGTgtccacatgtatttttgatatatctttcatatatacatatatataatatatataaatatatggaaaaaattgatgtgggtactcaaatgaaaggtattgatgagtgtaacatcagaatgagcttatatctttaaaaaggtcaatatttcacaagatatatgttaaattgcactgtactttcttaactatcgatatttttaatgatataagctcatcccgatgttacactcatcaagagctttcatttgagtacccacatgcatttttgatatatttttcatatatacatatatataatatatgtaaatatatgaaaaattgatgtgggtactcaaatgaaagctcttggtgagtgtaacatcagaatgagctcatatctttaaaaatgtcaatagttctccagaaacaaggtaatttcttaattatgtatctaggaatagagccctttcgaatgcagcctaaatcaATTTCATtacagttaaataaaaatttgcttttttttttttaattaaaatctacgtatgaatatatattttatacctAGCGTCATTATCAGCAATACTTTTGCTTTGTCTCCCAGAAATCCCAGGTATATTTGTCAGCAAAGGCCGAGGTCGCATTTCGTTTCGATTAGCGATTGTCCAAAGATGTCCTGCGCCATGAGGCGCTTTAGATCCTTTTCGAAAGTGAGGGTTGATCGATAAGTTATGTCTCACAGAATTTTTCCATCGGTCATCATTGCTTTTGTAGTACGGAAAATGTTCCCTagtaaaaagcaaaaaaataaataaataaattaaccacccataaatttatttcgcaGGAAGTATTTAGTAAATAAACGTTTCAATTGAcaaactcaaaatttcaattgcaaAACAATTCTCAACTCTCCCTTCTAAGTAATTTACTTCACCTGGCTGCCGTTCGCACGCTCGACTGCAAGcgaacttataaaaatttttacttctcctaaaactaaataaaaagaagataaCGAAGTATAGAAAGAACAGAAATTATTCCAACAAGAGTAAGACATCATATTAAACAGCGATGATAATTTGAGATAATATTTTCACCggaagaaaatgataaaaaacaaatacataaatattgtCTCGTGTCTTAAAATTAAAGGCCCGAAAGCTCAATAGTGCGGCAAGTAAAGTGGATAGAGGGTACGAGGGTGAGTGGTACGGCTTGGTACCACCACCCATCACGGACAATGGTACCAGCAGGTACCACTCAATAGCCTGCACCCCAACTATCTTAAATCACCCGATCTATAATTTTATACCGATTCTCCGTAATACATTCGATGCTTTTAACAATTCAATACTTAATACTTAATACTAAAcactaaatatttacatttctcCCATAAAAACACTCACGATATCCATTGATAAATTGCTGATACTGTCAATTCACCCCGTTCTTGCAAAGCGTGTTCTATTAGCTCAGTGTATGTAAACGGCGGTTTCTTCAGCCCGCCATAACGCTCCGAGTACTTTGGATTGTTTAATAACCCGCTGGGAACACTTGGTTGTTTTTGTACTGATTCATCAGCAAGACTTTTCTTCAAGCTTTGGTACATTGATGCGTTGTCCGAGCAATTGAATGGTTGTCGGCTTTTGGttgctaaaaaaattcattttactcttaaaaaaaatttattttgacaaaatttatgagaaatttatttgtttaaaatttttaaatattttatttcttagttaaaatttttttaaagcatcTTTCttgttttagaaaaaaataattttaaataaacttaaaaatttttaatccaaatctagaaaattttttatttcttcagtaaaataaaattgtttaaaaatttcaataaattaattttttaattttgttttaataataagaGCCTATTTTTGGGcatatttagataaaaaattaacattttttaatttttatgataaaaaatattgtgaaagaaaaaaataaagattttcaaagattttttgcctttaaaaaatggaaaaaattttggctctcttgtttttgaataaaatttttagtttatctttttttgatgtttttgatacatttttttttttttaagtacataaaaaaaaatatttatcaataaaatcagaaatttcgtttaaaaaaatgaaaattaaaatagatgaccccatttttggccatatttaggtgaaaaattaacatttttaattttctttttattcttctttttttttaccaagcatttatgataaaaaatatcgtgaaagaaaaaaataaagattttgatagattttttgccttcaaaaattggaaaaaatttcggctctcatatttttgaataaaatttctattttatctttttttgatttttttttttaagtacataaataacaaacaaaaaaaaattgaatatcacaattttctaaaaaaatttgttaaaattgtgattaccaactttttttatgtatttcaaaaaaaatatcaaaattaaaaaaaaaaatttcgttcaaaaaaaatgaaaattaaaataattaccaaatttatttaaaaaattcaatctttaGAAGCTCTAATAAAATTCCgactttttcaataattttctaaacttggtttaatattaaaaaaaaaattttcaagtgtcaattataataattaattaaatatagaaACTTTAGTTTATATAAAGTCAAACTATTATTCAAATCTTTCACTCTGTCAAAATCttcattgtaaaaattaagtagccctgttatatgaaaattaagttagccgacgtttataattttttcatttttttttcattaaagaaattagaacaaaaaaatattttttaaaaattaaactggcagttttttaagttatttacaaatgaaattttaaaaaaatttttttataataattttttcaatgaaaaaaaaaaatctaaaaatttttagatgttggCTGACTTAATTTTCATCCCTGTTATTGGGTTTATGTAttggcaaaaaaataaataaatatctgcCAATTtctcataattaaaaaaaaactaaattttctcaaaataattaatcaaaaataaaaaaacaaaattttacgcACTGGTAATTATTTTGTCATCAGGTGCTTCAATTAAAGAGTCAAGTTTAAAATCCAATAACCAGGAAAGATTGCCGTCTTCTTCATCCAACTGATTGTTATCATTAAAATTCCTGTTACTTTTATTAACagaattttgatgaaaattatttgtattgttacgattactgttattattattatttttattatttttattaatactatTAACTTTAACTTGTTCCTCAGGGACTTCCCAGTAAGAAAGAACAGTTTCAAAATCCCCAGTAATATTCTGAGCGTCGTTTAAAATTTCAGGTTCAATAATATCCGAGGACTCAAGCTGGATAAAGTCCGACTTTTCGAAGTTCTCCATGTCCCAGGTCCCGTCGACGACGAGAACTTCTAGCCGAGCGACGGATCCAGGGTTAGAAGAAGGTTCCTGGATTGAAGCGACAAGCGGAAAAGAAGAAGTAGCCACACTTATATCCATCGGATCGTCATTTAGCTCCATTGAGTGGTGTTTTTTCGTGGACTGGCAGATTTCTTCGCAGAAACTATCGATGTCCAGCTCGTCAAAGGTCCGACGTTTCCCGCGCACTGTCTCGGATTCATTACTCATTTCTGAAGACGGTCCGATCATTTCTTCACTATCAAcaaacattttattacttttttgtgaatagtaataatttggtttttttatttttaatgattctcCGACATACCTTGGAGCTACTCTcggatattttattaaatcattttttttttggaaatcaCTTGGTAATTATAAGAGCACGGTAATTAGCGCACTAGttcagaattaattaattgataattattttttaatttattatttattatttattattattgaaaatttattattcatcg contains the following coding sequences:
- the LOC123271399 gene encoding bromodomain-containing protein DDB_G0270170-like, producing MFVDSEEMIGPSSEMSNESETVRGKRRTFDELDIDSFCEEICQSTKKHHSMELNDDPMDISVATSSFPLVASIQEPSSNPGSVARLEVLVVDGTWDMENFEKSDFIQLESSDIIEPEILNDAQNITGDFETVLSYWEVPEEQVKVNSINKNNKNNNNNSNRNNTNNFHQNSVNKSNRNFNDNNQLDEEDGNLSWLLDFKLDSLIEAPDDKIITTTKSRQPFNCSDNASMYQSLKKSLADESVQKQPSVPSGLLNNPKYSERYGGLKKPPFTYTELIEHALQERGELTVSAIYQWISEHFPYYKSNDDRWKNSVRHNLSINPHFRKGSKAPHGAGHLWTIANRNEMRPRPLLTNIPGISGRQSKSIADNDARNNVTIDEVAAATASITQPEVLSPISLEHCAEQILNGIKKEVQVQYLMPIMTVQREDPETGHRHLELSANKQTGTDFLNPVAKEVVAEECGLIGESYLVTDLNPSALGLNFIEPETITPDHLFGEELSFQFYELTSPSQLQSA